From the Desulfosarcina sp. BuS5 genome, one window contains:
- a CDS encoding methyltetrahydrofolate cobalamin methyltransferase has product MIIIGELINTSRKSIAAMVKEQDQPGIQKVACDQSANGANYIDVNAGTFVDSEAERLKWLITTVQSKTDCSCCIDSPNPSAVEAALSVHKGQAMINSISLEKKRYDALLPIIAGTGLKVIALCMSDEGMPETADERLNIADKLVNGLVKNNVLPENIFIDPLVQPVAVRTNYGVEFLDALEKIKTALKGVHTVCGLSNISYGLPARKLMNRTFMAMAIAKGLDAAIINPLDNKIMANISAALALVEKDDFCMNYIKAYRAGKLA; this is encoded by the coding sequence ATGATTATTATCGGTGAACTAATTAATACCAGCCGGAAAAGCATTGCCGCTATGGTGAAAGAACAGGATCAACCCGGAATACAGAAAGTGGCTTGCGACCAGTCAGCCAATGGCGCAAATTATATAGATGTAAACGCGGGAACATTTGTGGATAGTGAAGCGGAGCGTCTTAAATGGCTTATAACAACTGTGCAGAGTAAAACCGACTGCTCCTGCTGCATAGACAGTCCGAATCCTTCAGCTGTTGAAGCGGCACTGTCTGTTCATAAAGGACAGGCCATGATAAACTCCATTTCGCTTGAAAAAAAAAGATATGACGCCTTGCTTCCTATAATCGCCGGAACCGGCCTGAAGGTTATCGCTTTATGTATGAGCGATGAGGGTATGCCCGAGACTGCTGATGAACGGTTGAATATTGCTGATAAACTTGTAAACGGACTGGTGAAAAACAATGTTTTGCCGGAAAATATTTTTATCGATCCGCTGGTGCAGCCGGTGGCCGTCCGGACGAATTATGGGGTGGAGTTTCTGGATGCGCTTGAAAAGATAAAGACAGCTTTAAAAGGTGTTCATACTGTTTGCGGACTATCAAATATCTCTTACGGACTTCCGGCGCGCAAGCTTATGAACAGAACCTTTATGGCTATGGCTATAGCAAAAGGGCTTGATGCCGCCATAATCAACCCTCTTGACAATAAAATTATGGCAAATATTTCAGCAGCTCTTGCGCTTGTGGAAAAAGATGATTTTTGCATGAATTACATCAAAGCGTACCGGGCGGGCAAACTTGCATAA
- a CDS encoding ASKHA domain-containing protein — translation MHNIVFKNTGESIAVEHATTILEALQQRSFFVRSDCGAKGLCGKCVVNAGPSKNLSPVTESETTLLTLDQLASNCRLACQAKITGDITVSVLEESDSGKGIEAKTDIRKKYFTNPLVERIFVPRVQVPVDNNGVCFDLAGLILNRASTVQKEKIFFKEPEVLRQLAGLSETEKEITLVFHRQKGITAVLPGTREPCLGLSVDLGTTTIAVYLCDFKTGKLLSAKSTANPQRCYGEDIISRIAATGQAPGNLKKMQSLVVEAINSTVNLCLVEAGFSSLDIDEAVVAGNTTMEQIFAGFHPRGLGRAPFFPVSRLLPDLKAADLGLNLNPGTNIHLFPVISGFIGGDTLGVMLTEDVYNCNENLLVIDIGTNSELVLSTHAEIWAASCATGPAFEGGQISCGTRAVPGAIYKVEIDPETRGFAYRVLGESKHAEPTGICGSGIIDAIAAMRKTRLILESGSFNKKMPEVIFKEKAAKQKVVLINKEKNKAGLEIAITLRDVRQIQLAKAAMCAGIELLMEKAKCRRLDRTVLTGAFGAQFNWKNAAVIGMLPEAVANSKIMPENNLAGAGCIMALLNKKKRREAVRFLDHVQFTELATEPDFSAKFEQALLFPPIA, via the coding sequence GTGCATAATATCGTTTTTAAAAATACAGGGGAATCAATAGCTGTTGAACATGCAACAACTATCCTGGAAGCATTGCAGCAGCGCTCCTTTTTTGTAAGAAGCGATTGCGGCGCTAAAGGTTTATGCGGCAAATGCGTTGTAAATGCCGGCCCCTCAAAAAATTTATCACCTGTAACTGAATCTGAAACCACACTTCTTACCCTTGATCAGCTTGCCTCCAACTGCCGCCTTGCCTGCCAGGCCAAAATAACGGGGGACATTACAGTATCTGTTCTTGAAGAGAGTGATAGCGGCAAAGGAATCGAGGCAAAAACAGACATTAGAAAAAAATATTTTACCAATCCCCTGGTTGAACGGATTTTCGTGCCGCGGGTTCAGGTTCCTGTTGATAATAACGGGGTTTGTTTTGATCTGGCAGGTCTGATTTTAAACAGAGCATCCACGGTTCAAAAAGAAAAAATTTTTTTCAAAGAACCGGAAGTCCTGCGCCAGCTGGCCGGTCTTTCGGAAACTGAAAAAGAAATTACGCTGGTTTTTCATCGCCAAAAGGGTATTACTGCTGTGCTACCCGGTACAAGGGAGCCCTGCCTTGGACTATCCGTTGATCTGGGAACTACGACAATAGCTGTATATTTATGCGATTTTAAAACCGGTAAACTTCTATCAGCAAAATCAACCGCCAATCCACAGAGGTGTTACGGGGAAGATATTATAAGCCGAATAGCGGCAACAGGGCAGGCACCCGGAAATTTAAAAAAAATGCAGTCTCTCGTGGTGGAGGCAATCAATTCGACTGTCAATCTGTGCCTTGTAGAAGCAGGTTTTTCCAGTCTTGATATTGATGAAGCCGTTGTGGCCGGCAATACAACCATGGAGCAGATTTTTGCGGGTTTCCATCCCCGGGGGCTTGGCCGAGCGCCCTTTTTTCCTGTAAGCAGGCTTCTGCCTGATCTGAAGGCCGCTGATTTAGGGTTGAATCTGAATCCCGGCACAAATATTCATCTTTTCCCGGTCATATCAGGATTTATCGGCGGTGATACCCTGGGTGTGATGTTGACTGAAGATGTCTATAATTGTAATGAAAATCTTCTTGTTATTGATATAGGAACCAACAGCGAACTGGTTTTAAGCACACACGCCGAAATATGGGCTGCCAGTTGCGCTACTGGTCCGGCTTTCGAAGGCGGTCAGATTTCCTGTGGAACGAGAGCCGTTCCCGGAGCAATTTACAAAGTTGAGATCGACCCTGAAACCCGTGGCTTTGCGTACCGCGTTCTGGGAGAAAGTAAGCATGCGGAGCCGACCGGAATTTGCGGTTCCGGCATAATCGATGCCATTGCGGCTATGCGAAAGACCAGGTTAATTCTGGAAAGCGGCTCGTTCAATAAAAAAATGCCGGAAGTTATCTTTAAAGAAAAAGCGGCCAAACAAAAGGTAGTCCTTATTAATAAAGAAAAAAACAAAGCCGGATTAGAAATAGCCATTACTCTCAGAGATGTCAGACAAATTCAATTAGCCAAGGCCGCCATGTGTGCCGGAATTGAGCTGTTGATGGAAAAAGCTAAATGCAGACGTCTGGACAGGACTGTTTTAACCGGAGCCTTTGGAGCTCAATTTAATTGGAAAAATGCGGCTGTTATTGGTATGCTGCCTGAGGCTGTCGCAAACAGCAAGATTATGCCTGAAAATAATTTGGCCGGCGCGGGCTGTATCATGGCGCTTCTGAACAAGAAGAAAAGAAGAGAGGCTGTCAGGTTTTTAGACCATGTACAATTTACGGAACTTGCAACCGAGCCTGATTTTTCTGCAAAGTTTGAACAAGCTTTATTATTTCCGCCTATAGCGTAG